In the Chitinivibrionales bacterium genome, AGAGCATAGGATTTTTGATTTTCGATTTAATATACGTCTTTTTGTGGCTTTTTCAAAATGAGCGTACCTTGTCTCGGGCCGTTATTCAAGGAAACCTCAAAAACGGCTGTATAACATAGGTAATTCATATCAAAGCCGGGGTGGTGGATGATATCATCGACGGCATAATCGTGATTGGGAATATTTATATATAAGCAGAAAACCGCAATTTTTTCAGCAAATTCTTTGCATGTCCTGTAAATCCCGTCCAGAAGCTCCGGCAGCAATACATTTTAGCAGATTTGATAATACAATTGGTTGATTCGCAAAATCGAGTATGTTTCATCGGATACACTGAAGCCTTTTTCTGTAGGTACTGTAAGTATTGTGGTTATGGCATAATTATTGCCTTTTAACCGGTCATGTATGAATATATCCCGGTTTTATTTTCGGTCAGTATTGTCATAGCACTTTCGCTGCTCATCAAATCGCTTTCCGGCCGGTTGAAACTCCCTCCTCTCACCGGGTGGATACTGCTTGGGTTTCTGCTCAATTTTATCTTCGACCGGTTTGACCGGGCTGAAACCGGATTTTTGGAGGTGATCGAAATCCTCGGGCAAATCGGTGTGGTCGTCCTTTTATTCAATATCGGTCTTCACAGCAAATTAGGAAAGCTTATCCAATATTTCAGCAAGGCGAGTCTGGTCTGGTTGATTAATGTAGTGATCAGCGGGGCGGCCAGCTTTGGCGCCGCACGGTATCTTCTCGATGCCGGTATGGTTATCAGTATGATAATTGCAGTTGCATTAACCGCAACGAGTATCGGAATATCGGTGATGAGCTGAGAGAGTGCCGATGCGCTCGATACAAAGGAGGGGCAATTACTCGTAGAAGTCGCCGAGTTGGACGACATATCAAGCATCGTTCTCATGGCATTTGTTCTGTTTTTCATCTCATCGGAACAGGGTAATGCCTTTTCTGCACTGAAACAGACGATCCCCCCATTTTTGTTGCGCATTATCGTTTTCAGTGTTCTTTGTATTGTTTTCATGAGATACATTGAAAAACCGCTTACCCATTTTATCAGGGGCCTTGAACCGGAACAGGATCTTGTTATAACCATCAGCGCAATTGCGCTTATTGTCGCCTCCGCGGCAGGTCTTTTCGGCTTTTCAATGGCCATGGGCGCTTTTTTCGCAGGTCTGGCTTTCAGTCGCGACCCTGAAGCCGTCAAGTGCGAAAGCTCCTTTAAGCCGCTTTATGATCTTTTCAGCCCCTTTTTCTTTATCTCGATCGGATTCAGCATTGCCCCCTCTTTTATCACGTCCTCCGGGGCCACCGGCCTCATTATTCTGGCGGCAGCCGTTGCAGGCAAACTTGCGGGAACGATTTTTCCGTTTATGCTGTATACGAGCCGCAGGCAGGCTTTGACATTAGGGATAAGTATGGTCCCGCGGGCTGAAGTAGCGATGATTATTATTCACCAGGCTCACCGGATAGCACCCGAGATGGTACCGCAATCGATAGTGTCGGCGATAGCTCTTGTGGCAATAATTACCGCAATCCTGTCACCCATTATTATCGAAGGGCTCCTGAAAAAAAAACCGCCTTCAGGCGCGTAGAATTGTTTACAGCAGAATAGAAGCGTCACCCTCAAGTAAATAAGAGTCCCCAACAAAATGAAGTCCTGCTCTGGCCGGCTGCTAAAACCCATTGGCTTCGTTTGGCTGCATCGCCATATCTCAGCGGATATGTCTGCTTCGGGCTTCGCGGCACTCGGCTTTTCGCTCGGCCTCGGGTCATCATGTCCATTTATGAGATGATTTCTAGGGACTCTAAGTCATCCTTTGTGGAATGTACCGGGAATCGAGCTGAAAAACGGCATGATTATTACCGTCCATAGCGAACCTCTTCTTTACGAAGTATTAAGTATGATTTTGAACGCGATCGGGTATCCGGCACAAATCCCGGGTGAAATGCATCCGCTTCCACCCGGTGTTACCGAGTTTGTGGGGCGCCTTTTTTTTTTAATGCAAAAAGGACCCGTGCTCGTAAATAATTTTTCGTGACCCGTCTTTCATGATGGCTGTAACCGTCTTGTCTTCGGTGTTGACCATGTCCCAGTGGAGGGCCGAGGTGTTGAAACCAAGCCGCCTTTTCTTTTCGGCAGTGAGAGCGGATACGTTTCCGTTATAGGTATCCGAGTATGATTGACCGACTGCAATATGGGAATTGCCGTGTGACCCCCCGAAATTTTCATCGAAGAGCGTATCGGCCATGAATTTATTAATTCTGGAGAACCTTTTATCCGTAAGTGAAAACTCACCAAGCCGTTTTGCGCCGGCATCCATGGCGATCATCTGTTTGAGAAAGGGTCCACCCTGTTCTGCCTCCGCCGAAATCACATTTCCTTTTTTGAATACCAGCTTGATATTGCTTACCAGGTTCCCGCTTTGATAGGAGGGAAGGTTTGCACAATAGGCGCCGTCGGTACCGCGCCAGTCGGGAGAGGTGAACAGTTCAAATGATGGGATATTGTGTCCCGAGACGCCCATCCACCGTCGTTTGTCTCCAAGCGAGATGGTCAGGTCGCATGAGGAGGACTCGAGGCGCAAAGACTTGACAGGAAGACTGTTGAGCCATTTTTTGATTGTTTGCGATTCCCTGTGGATTTCCGCCCACTTTTTGACAGGATCGGT is a window encoding:
- a CDS encoding aminopeptidase, which translates into the protein MVFTQTQLERYADVLLWGLQTARTKPFKAYDKVILRIERDALDLAEVVHRKILEKQWVPVMKLFPTPTMEKQFYTVTDQKQRRFIGPWDKSLYENANGSIVLSAPASLTHLKEVDPKRINDYLLARKTMRKIMEQREEKGLLGWTLCTIPTRALAEKASLSIKAYTNQIIRACYLDETDPVKKWAEIHRESQTIKKWLNSLPVKSLRLESSSCDLTISLGDKRRWMGVSGHNIPSFELFTSPDWRGTDGAYCANLPSYQSGNLVSNIKLVFKKGNVISAEAEQGGPFLKQMIAMDAGAKRLGEFSLTDKRFSRINKFMADTLFDENFGGSHGNSHIAVGQSYSDTYNGNVSALTAEKKRRLGFNTSALHWDMVNTEDKTVTAIMKDGSRKIIYEHGSFLH